From the Candidatus Eisenbacteria bacterium genome, one window contains:
- a CDS encoding DUF2203 domain-containing protein: MKITLFSIEEATRQLVEVRPRMEQLVKMNAEFDRIQSRVGVLKVVTAGVSDDNPDLRERKALEERTQALAEEISRGIAAIQRLGAVVKDLDRGLVDFYALSGDRLVFLCWRLGESEVSHWHSLDGGFSSRQPLHSSERD; the protein is encoded by the coding sequence GTGAAGATCACGCTGTTCTCGATCGAGGAGGCTACGCGCCAGCTCGTCGAGGTCCGCCCCCGCATGGAGCAGCTCGTCAAGATGAACGCCGAGTTCGACCGCATTCAATCGCGCGTCGGCGTTCTGAAGGTCGTGACCGCCGGAGTCTCGGACGATAATCCCGATCTGCGCGAGCGCAAGGCGCTCGAGGAGCGCACCCAGGCGCTGGCCGAGGAGATCTCGCGCGGCATCGCGGCGATTCAACGCCTCGGCGCGGTGGTCAAGGATCTCGATCGCGGACTGGTGGATTTCTATGCACTCTCGGGTGACCGGCTGGTGTTCCTGTGCTGGCGACTCGGCGAGTCCGAAGTCTCGCACTGGCACTCGCTCGACGGCGGCTTTTCGAGTCGCCAGCCGCTGCACTCGAGCGAGCGCGACTAG
- a CDS encoding iron-sulfur cluster assembly accessory protein, with amino-acid sequence MLTLTDAATKKLGEIITEQTTLQADPIVGLRVFVQKGGCSGYSYGMSLASTVDTGDWVGEFGGVKVVVDPQSAAVLDGVRIDYVESLQGNGFSIQNPNAVRSCGCGNSFETAETAETAQGKDAAHGGEAHA; translated from the coding sequence ATGCTGACGCTGACCGACGCCGCAACCAAGAAGCTCGGCGAGATCATCACCGAGCAGACCACGCTGCAGGCGGATCCGATCGTGGGACTCCGTGTGTTCGTCCAGAAGGGCGGTTGCTCCGGGTACTCCTACGGCATGTCGCTCGCGTCGACGGTCGATACCGGCGATTGGGTCGGCGAGTTCGGCGGGGTCAAGGTGGTGGTCGATCCGCAGAGCGCCGCGGTGCTCGACGGCGTCCGCATCGACTACGTCGAGTCGCTGCAGGGCAATGGTTTCTCGATCCAGAATCCCAATGCGGTGCGCTCATGCGGTTGTGGCAATTCGTTCGAGACCGCCGAGACGGCCGAGACCGCCCAGGGCAAAGATGCGGCCCATGGGGGCGAGGCGCACGCGTGA